The Carassius gibelio isolate Cgi1373 ecotype wild population from Czech Republic chromosome B18, carGib1.2-hapl.c, whole genome shotgun sequence sequence ataaatgttgtgtttgtggactaAACCAACGCGGATCAGTACCGGAATGCAAACGTGcatgtcctgtgtgaaagcacaatgagtacgTGCTGcggactgcatatgcactgcagtcGGAGTATATGTAAAACAGGCGTTACAGCCAAAAAGAGGAGCCTGGTCTTTTGTTTGGAGgttttttggtttccaaaaatccGACGTCGACAAAACATCCATTTTATGCAAGTGCTGTCGGGCTAAAATTATTGCAAAAGGCGGCAACATGAGCAATTTGCTCCAGCACCTTAGCCGCAAGCACGTCTTGGAATATCaaccagcagaaaatgcattgtacacctgattatgcatgaaaaaaaaaaaaaaaaaaaaaaaaaaccttcataaaCCAAAAAAAggtataatttagaaaaaaaaaaaacgtgatatacatttttggtcaaactGCCCAGCACTATATACAGGCAAATGGTAATGGGGGACATGGCATGGGATTTGgggaaatggagttgggaatggaaatGGACACCAAATACAAGAGtggatgtgtatttatatatacataataaatttacacagtacacacacatatttttggATTGTGTAACAGCACTTATTCTAAGTATATCTTTAATTGGACTTCAGCACTATTTCCACACAATTtaagtgcattaagtacaaaatgaGTTTCGATTTACTGTAGCAGACTTTAAATATACCATTTTAGTATTTTCTAAATGTACAATTGTAGTACATTTTATTAagaacataaatattaaaatgtatttttagtatttttagcattaaatgaatgtatttcaaatacatataagtgtatttatttttcactagggtatTCATTACTAAAGAGACATTTTCCATGAACAGTGGTGTCTTGAtcgaataaaaatgtttttaaaagctcAGATGGTAAGCATAACAATCTTTTATACAAGCTGTCCTTTTTGTCCGTTTCTACTACAGTGTGACCAAACACTTGATTGTGACATTTGTGTCTCATTTCTATCTAAAAACTGAAAAAGAGATCTCAAACAGCAAAATACTTAATGACATTTCCCCCCGTTAACATTTTATTGAAGTTCCTCCAACCTTTTTACTTTCCAGTGGAGTCCTTTAGTCCTCAACCCAAGTTATACCATAATGCACTTGCTAGGAGCTAATAAGGTACCTTGGCTATGTAGTGTGCTGCATGATACTGCATGAGCGTCATTGTGCCATCCTATTCTTGCTCAGTGAACACTAAGCTGTTGTAAATGTGCGGTTGTATGGATACGCCTTTTATTTTGTCCATCTAATTTTGTTTTGTAAGTCATTTTGTTTTGGTCAGTTCTGTCTTTGGTTTTAAAGTTGGATTTGTCTTGTGataaatgttgtattttgaaGGCTAGAAAGATGGTCAAATGAATCATTAATGGTTACAAATGAACATGCTTCCATCTGTTGGCTTTAGTCAGTAATGCAATTGTTTGTAGAATTGTTTGTggtcaataaaaatattttcattgtgaGATTATGTTGACATTGACTGTTTTAAATGAACATGTGAAATTGCATGTATGTGTTTTGGTCTGTGACAGTTTGATTCAACCTGGGACCCagcaacacattttgtttttttggttaatTTCTTTGATATCACGTATGTAAATACATATCCTAggaagacatcctgggatttttagaATATCATATGCATTCCTCATTCTCATCTTGATTTTACAGAAAtagaaaatgctaatatttatttagttagtattattttaagaaaaatattgatTTGCTCTACTagtaaatttttataattatgtgtGACGTATGTCTTGTTATCTGTACGTAGACAATACAAGACAAAATACATTTTCGTGTGTCACATTAGGAAGTAAAAATTATGCAGCATTTATCGTtctcataacattttttttttttctgggtccCAGAAGGTTAAATGGCTTAAATAAATATCACGTGCTGAATTCTCTCTCTATCCCTGTCTGTTTCTCAGGGTCGTCAGTTGCGAGGTTTTAAAGGCTTATTTAATAAAAGTTCCAAATCCTCAGTGGACACACATATTGGAGTTCCACCTCGTAAGCGATCCATAACCGACCACCTCCTTCGGAGGACTGCCAGTGCCCCTGCTAAGGGCCGCAAAAAGATAAAGATGCCACTGACTGAAGCTACAAGTGACAGAGAAAACAGCACTGGAGACCCTCAAACCACTTGTGTAGAGAGGAGAGCAGAAAACAGAAAAGGCCTCCAACACCGCCCAGCATCCATGCCCCTGGATAAGCTCCTACATAGCCACCTCAGCCTGTCCAACCCAGATCGGGATGGCCCTGATCCTGGAGCTGACAGAGTCATTGGTCAGTTCTTTAAATAATTCTCTTGACATAACCTTAGGGGCTGTGTCATAATGAATCAGAATGAGAACTGTTACACTATGCAATCGTTTATATTGTTACTCTAGCTATGAGGCATAATTAGAGTGGATGTTGACATTTGCTTTTTCTTCAGTTTCAGTCAAATCCAAATAAGATTAACACAAGTTTTatgataagaaatattttttcccCTTAGCTTCTGCCTTTATCTCAGAGAAGAATTTACTATATatgcacattttcattatttttctataATTTCTTTCTACTAATAATTTCATTTAACACTTTTCACATTctctctattttcttttttaagtgcttttaaagagatagttcaacaaaaatgtttattctgtcatcatttactccaccTTGTTCCAACCCTTTATGACTTTCATTCCTGCgcagagatttaaaaaaagataaaataataatgggtgaactatacctttaagtatTATATGTTGTTCGTCTACTGGACCCTTTGAAGTATTCAGACATGCAggcttttctttctttaatacCTTAACTTGCCTTTGTCTTGTTCTGTCTTTACTATATGCTTCTCTATAGTAGAAAACTGACTAGGAAAATCCCTGCAGGTAATCCACAAGCCATTCTCGGGTTGACTCATCTAAAACATTTAAGTTTTAAGCCATTGCACCAATGTTTTTGatctattttagttttgtttcataaaaaaagtgaaaatgtaaaaaatagcaaCAAATACCTTGATGTTTGCCATGCATCTACACAGTGCCATTATCAAACTTCCTTCTCACAGTCGTACTTGGTGGTACATTCCATTTGTCCTGTGTTTAGAGTGGCGTGTATTGGATTTTGGTGTTTGAAGGTCAGCGgaggtgtttttcttttttactgacaATCATCTCCTGTAAAATATCTTCCACAGATTCCTTCCTCAGTGAGAAACCCAGATCTATCTCAGTGGATCTTCTCTTTGAAACTTCTGCCTTCAAAGAACCTGATTTCCATGCCCTTTCAGCTGACAACATTCAAGACTTTACCATAGAGCCCAAAGATACAAAAGAAACTCCTTACCTGGTAATTGAGGGCAGTAAGGAAAGTCTGGGTAATCCTCACCAGGAACACTCAAGAGGTGGACTCACCCAGACCGAAGCTGATAAATTATGTTCTTCCAAAGAGCCAGCGGACCACTCATCAGGTCCTACAAATCAGTGTAATGGTGGCAGTCGCTCACTTATTGAAGTAAGTCATAGAGATTTAAGCCAGTTGGAAGCCCCTAAAAAGAACATTTCAATAGCCAAGGCAGCCACGTATTCCTCgacttcctcttcttcctcatctTCAGGAACCATCACCAAATTTTCTCCTAGAATGACTCTGCCAGACCAGAAGAGTCAAGTGTCCCTCCAGGACAGTGCTCTCTCTCGCCTTATTGACGCTGTCTCACTAGAGAACGAGTATGACACCTGTGGGTCCatatctgctctgattggccaatttGAGCTCACTCCTGAGCAGAGCTCCCTAATTCCATCCAACACACAACCCATGAAAAATTATCTTCCTCCGTCTGACCTTACTCATCTCAACACTGAGCTTTCCAGTACACCACTAAAAGTTATCAAAAAATCTGTGTGCGCAACCTCCGAGCTAACTGAGAGACCATCTAGTCCTAAAACGACTGAACCAGCATTCTTTACCATCTTGGATGAGGAGGTGCTTTCTCCTGTTCCTACAAACAGCCTTTGTCAAACCAACTTTCACAATGACTTGGTTTGTTCTGCTGTGGTCAGCAAAGGATCATCACCCAACAAGATGACTGTAGAATGGTCTGCACATGGAAATCTAAAGCAAAACTATGGCAGTGAATTCCATTCCACTGGTTCCTTTAGAAACTTTGAATTCGGAGGATACAGAGAAACCTCTATCAACAGCACAGCCTCAGACTGCTTCTTGCTATGCCAAAACTCTGCAAGCAGCAGTCTGATGGAGGTGGAGATCAATGTAGACGGGGATCCCTTAGACAACACACTGACCCCTTTGAGTCCTTATCACAGCTTAAAAAGTGCTCACAGCTTAAACCATACCTCTCCCTATCATGTACAAAGACTTGAACCAACCCATCTCCACAAACCCTCATACAGTCCCTCTCCTGTTCACTCATACTCCACAGACACATCACCCTTTCACAGACACTACCAATCTCCACACCAAAGTCTGAACTCTAACAAACACCATACTAACAAATCACAGCGAAGGAAGTTTAACGGTAATGACTCCGGGAGTTTTACACTTGGTGACAACAGAATAGATGCCACAGAGGGAAGGCACCAGGAGACAAGACACCAAAACAGCTTGGTCAGCAGGGCAGAACATAAACACAAAAGCTCTTTGTCCTCAGAATGTCTTGCCAAACCTCAAGGCTATCATAATTTGTTAAAAAGGGACTTGTACACACCTGTATCAGACTACAACATGATTTCAGTTGAATCGCAAGACTCTTATTCCCTGCCATGTTCACACAATCAGGCCTCTCCTGTACCTCCTCCTCAGATGTACAACAGACTTTCTCCATCTTCCTCCAAGTCCAAGAGCCTGGGAGACCTGACCTCTGATGACATTTCATGTAGCTTCCAGAGCAAGTACAAGTCAATCAGCCGAAGTTTTGTCACTCCTGCAATGAAAGACCAAAGACGGATATGTGGGTTGTCTGGTCGTCTGAAGTCCACCGATCCCTTAACTGAGCAGCTTCGCAAGCTTGTAACATTGGAAAATGAAGACTATGTGCACTCCCTCCCCACTTGCTCTCAACCCATCCCAAAACCCCTGTCAGTGATCCCTTTGGTTTCTCAGAGCCCTGCTGATGATCCTGAAGACCCTCCACCATTTCTGTCAAGGCGACTGTCGTCCCGCAGTCAAAGTCGCGTACGTCATATAGCTAATCGTGCACGTGAGAGACAGCAGGAGGCCTTCAAACACCGGCCTGTTGAGGGAACCATGGATGTAGTACTCCGTAATAAGCCAGTCTCCTCCCAAAATGCTCCACTGAACAGGCATTCTACAGGCTCCTATATCGCTGGTTACCTGGACGAGCGGAGTCCTGAGGCCCGGGGCTTGCCCGAAGGAGCCTGCACCTCACTACACTATGGATACGGAGATTGCTACTGTAATGATGATCCTGTACAACCTCCTGACTTCTCCAACTCATCAGAACCTGAGGTCTTCTTCCTATTTAGGCTTTGACCCTTTCATCTCACCTGCTGTTTTGACTGTGCATGTATTTCCTAGTAACAGTTGCAACTACAGTACATGTAGCAGGACACTTCCAGAACTGTGTACATATGGCATATAACATGGTCTCCTAAATGTGCTACTCCTGCTGTATTTAAcagattattttatatacatgtgGTCCCTGTCatgcttgaaaaaaaatgttgttcaaaATGTGTGTTGTCTCaagattacaaaaaataatatcaGTAAATAATTGATTTGGATATTTCTTGCAGACATTTTTGTTTGGTCAGCTATTTTTTAAACTATGAAGTACAACAAAGTTATGAAGGGGCTTCTCTTTTTATTCAGTCTTCCTGCATATTATGTTATTTGTATGTCTGTGTTTGTACATATGTTGTTAAATTTATCCTCAGTCAAAGCAGTATTGGTTGTCATTTAAATTTTAactacttttttttcctttagcATGTAAACCGTGAACATTTTCAGCATGACTATGCACAGACCTGTAGATGCTGTGCTCTCACTTTGCACAGAATGATTCTGTTGTATTGAATGCAATACAGCACATTTACCTGCTTGCTCTGACTTGCTTGCTTTTTATTAGTCATGAATTTAAAGAAGTTTGAAACTCTTCTTCATATTCTAAAGCTGTATGgttgaagttttatttttataattgcttTGATACAGAGAGCAAAAACAAAATTTGTTCGACTTAATATTTAGTTGTCTTTTtaaagagacatttttttttatttttactcctCTGTGCTTAAAGACATCTAGTCTGTTGTTCTTTGTATTGTTGCTCATCCAAGATGAGTGTAAGCATTTTCCTACCAATGcaataaaattaggaaatgtttGCTATGaggaattttttttgtgtgtgtgtggttactcTTAGTAATGACAGACGGATGAGCTTTAAGTAAAActgtgtttagttaaggtttgtATATATCATGAACTTAAATgtctttgtaaaaaaacaaaaaaaacaatgactgttgtgcGTAAATCAGACATTTCTGTAACACTACGCTAAtgagcttaaacttattttttgtacacagtgccgcgaactgtcaatcactcctgtacacgtgcatcactgtcctcctcgcagctgcagcaacttgcgctctcttcttcaagctttaaaacaaaaaggggacaaaaaggtcgtattgtctttgtgcatatagatcaattagataaatgaatatctaaattcgtgcctagccgcctacggtatctttttagaaaaaagatgctgcagccaatgagcagccggcggTGGCTGGTTGCAGGATGActcctccgcagacagtttttaatgcttctCAGACAATAACTATAACGTtatgctaaaagcacgttctgggcgcacggagaagttgcggtacgctcaagagctaaaTATGGAGGTAGCTGTACTTGGTTTATccaattgtaatttttattctatattctttCATTCTCTGTTTTGGCATTGTCTCACATATGTGTACCTCCTGAATGCAAATGCCCATTCCTTGGCTGCAAAAAGTTGTAAACTAAGTTGCTGTATTCCATGATAATGTTAGTCTCTCAGtaacaacaaacacaaaaacagcctGAAGATTATGTTAGACAGGACTGTTTTGTCAGGAAAACTCAGATGAGAGTTTGTAATTAAAGATCAGGTTTTCTCACAGATGGGGCTTTGTTGTTTTAAGTCTGAATATAACTGTGTCTCTCTGCCCCATACTTCCAAGAATACCGAATGTCCCTGTGCAGCTCTATTTAACTGTGAACtcatcaaaaatgtaattgtctTTAAAGCTGCAACTCAGGAGAGGTGCAATTTGACCCCATGTTGTTTTTCCTGGccctgttttttttactttttgtcctACACTGATGCACAAGGGTGCATCAAGAGCTGGTAATGCCAAACTTGGTCAATGTCCAGTTTTCTACTAAGCTACCTGCTATAGCTCAATAAACTCTCCACTGGAAGCGTTTCAGGACAAGCATGTCGGATACAACTCGAGCCACATTTTGAGCATTCATTGAGTACACATACACAGCTCATTATATGATACGTCTAGCTCATCAGTTAACTAATCAGATCAATACACTTTTAGATATTAAATGTTCTCCATGACAATGCAAATAACATTGTACACTTCGATATTAAGGAACGTATTATGTTATAACATGAATTACTATATATTCAAGGTAGTATCAATGTCCAAAAcaacggttgcactttattttacagtatgtgtactaacatgtacttatagtgtacttacagtgtatttatctaagaaagttctggtaatacaaggtaactacatggggtagggttaggtttaggggtaggttcagggttagtacctagttattacatagttattgtaattactataataagtacatagtatgtacatgaggaacaggactgtaaaataaagtgctaccaaaacaACACACATTGTTCTTGATGATACTACGACCTCCTTTATCGAAACACACTACCAGCTTAAGGAGGATGGTAGCGGGGAAAGTCTTGATCCTTCACCAAAACACAACATGGTGGGGAGCCTGTACTGAAACTCACCATGGTGGGGATCCTTTACCGAAATGCACCATGATGGGCATCCTTTACCGAAATGCACCATGGTGGGAATCCTTTACTGCTCCTCCACTGGAAGCAGAACCACTAACCTCCTAACATCCCTGTGGAGAATGGTGGAGGGATAGTTCTCCTCACCTCAGTTCCTCTTGGACTCTCCGCCAGAAATGGGACAACTTCGACATGTTGTCCCGCTCACATCTCGTACTATACCCCATGCATTAGGAAACACCTCCATGACTCGACCCAGCCTGAACTGGCCCCTCAGTGTGTTCTGATCATCTAACCATACCAGATCACCCACTGCAACATTTCTAGCAGGCGCGTGCCGCTTCTGGTGGATGTATAGGTTTGGACCTGCCAGCTGGCTCCACTGCTTCCAAAACTTATCAACCTCAATCTGGATTGTTCTCAGATGCACAGCAGGGTAATTTGGATACTCAAACCCCCAGGAGTCCCCATTGGGTCCTGCACAACCAAGCAGAAGTGAGTTGGGAGTGATTACTTCCACGTTCTCATCTTGTACCTGAGCTCTGGCACCTATAGGTCTGTCATTGACAGATTAGCAGCCAGGTATAGAAGGGTCTGGAACTCCAGCGCTGTCAGATAACATCCCTTGCCAACACAACTTAACGCCCTCTTGAGTACACAAACTGCTGCCTCAGCTGCTCCATTTTGATGGGGAGAGTGCCGGGTGAAACGCCCATGTCCAGTCGGTTCCTTTAACTACTGCTTTCTACTGGATCTGATCCTTGTCGATGTTACTTAGGAACTCATAAAGCTCCTGTAATACTGGTCTGGCACCCACAAAGTTGGTCCCTTGGTTCGACCAGAGCTTTCTTGGGTGACCCCTGAGAGCTGTGAAGCACTTTTATGCTTTCAGTAATCCTTCCGTCGACAGATCTTCTACAATGTCAGCATGTACTGCTCTTGAAGCCATACAGCTGAACACCACACTCCAGATTTTCATCTCCGTTCTTCGTTCAGTACAATGGTGCGGCTTGTTTAGTTTGTTCAAGTGAAAGTTCACCTCCTGGTTACACATTCTCACTTTGATCTTCCAACAATGCATACAAGAATCAACAATATTTCTGGCAATCCTTGAACCCATCACCAGCCATGCTTTAGATCTCACATGGAGGTGTGTGCCAGCAACCGTTTTGTGGTTATCTTTATGGGACTCTCTCGTGAGAAGAGTGCTGATCCAAGCCTTGTAGGGAACCAAAGGTACACCAATCTCTCCCTGGGTCAAATCCTGGACTCTACCATGACATCTCAGGAGCCCCAAAGCCTCATCCCTTCTGACAACGAGCCTGTTTAGTGTTGTCACAGGAAACATAACTCCATTTTGGGTGGCTAAGCACAGGTCTTGGAATGCAGCTTTGCATTCCTTTACTGTCAATACTGCCTCCCACTTTGTGGCTTGGAGGCCTGCCTACATGGGCCAACCACTTCTTtaaatgctctcaatgtcaaatgcagaaatgttaatccatgcatttatgacctcaaggttagattgtaatgctttattgggtggttgttctgcatgcttagtaaaaaaactacagctagtacaaaatgcagcagcaagagttcttactagaaccaggaagtaggaccatattagcccggttctgtcaacacctcagtggctccctatcaaacattgtatagattttaaattattgcttattacttctaaagccctgaatggttttgcacctcagtatttgaatgagctccggTTACATATTAATCCTCCACGTctgctgtgttctcaaaactaaggcaatttgataatacctagaatatcaaaatcaactgcgggcggcagatccttttcctatttggcgcctaaactctggaataacctacctaacattgttcgggagccagacacactcttgcagtttaaatgtagattaaagacccatctctttaacctggcttacacataacatactaatatgcttcgaatatccaaatccgttaaaggatttttaggctgcattaattaggtaaaccggaaccgggaacacttcccataacacccaaagtacttgctacatcattagaagaatggcatctacgctaatattagtctgtttctctcttattccaaggtcaccgtagccaccagatccagtctatatccagatcagagggtcactgcagtcagcctgatccagtacgtatccagaccagatggtggatcggcacctagaaatgacctctacagccctgaaagacagcggagaccaggacaactagagccccagatacagatcccctgtaaagaccttgtctcagactaccaccaggacaagaccacaggaaacagatgattcttctgcacaatctgacttttctgcagcctggaattgaactgctggtttcgtctggtgagaggagaactggccccccaactgagcctggtttctcccaaggtttttttttccccacgatgaactgcctttaactgtcattttgcatttttgacacactgttttcctaatgaatgttgttcagttgctttgacgcaatgtattttgtttcaagtgctatataaataaacttgacctGATGACAGTGAGTCAGGATTGTTACAAGTGTTACCCTTGTAgtttatcaatttaaaaaaacttgACATCTCCAATGTCTTGATCTCAAGTTAAATTTAGTTTTATCTGCAGTCactttgtgtgtgtttacaagaaagtttttaatgtatttgcattattcCATCATTATTtactactgtatatttatatatatataaaaaaagttatgctTTGTGGCACCACAgatagaaaaaaagaagaaaaaaaaaaaacaacaacatcagggCATGGTGCCTAATAAGCATAT is a genomic window containing:
- the plch1 gene encoding 1-phosphatidylinositol 4,5-bisphosphate phosphodiesterase eta-1 isoform X2 — translated: MPLSFVRSPLCSYGTGPCFMTSERSAVANVASLLARRFYHVGGSVAVPQKCRLAYIVERCMSVMQSGTQMVKLKNGSKGLVRLFYLDEHRSCIRWRPSRKSEKAKITIDSLYKVTEGHQSDIFHRHAEGNFDPSCCFTIYHGNHMESLDLVTSNSEEARTWVTGLRYLMAGISDEDSLAKRQRTHDQWMKQTFEEADKNGDGLLNIEEIYQLLHKLNVNLPRRKVKQMFQEADTDDQQGTLTFEEFTVFYKMMSLRRDLYLLLMCFSEKKDHLTAEELGNFLRVEQKMSNVTPEYCLDIINKFEVSEENKQNGVLGIEGFTNYMRSPVCDVFNPQHNEVNQDMDQPLCNYYIASSHNTYLTGDQLLSNSKTDMYAWVLQAGCRCVEVDCWDGPDGEPMVQHGYTLTSKITFKSVIETINKYAFVNNEFPVILSIENHCNIQQQKKIAQHLKEIFGDKLDVGEALNKDPKQLPSPNSLKGKILIKGKRLPPYLSADAEEGEVSDDDSADEIEDDFKLKNSMSNGSSQQVESHIRKKLDSLMKESQIGDKEDTDSFSIRALLRATHEGIQRNLRKNSKDGMKKSQSRSFISNLKHKRHSKSRLKCQSVETDDDGQQEPSGGQFNRGGRRRKTIKMSRDLSDLVVFTNSVASQECLDEGSPYNVLSFSETRAQHLVHHRSERFLNFNQRQLSRIYPSAYRIDSSNFNPQTYWNMGCQLVALNYQTDGRMMQLNRAKFMVNGGSGYVLKPGPMCKGSFNPLNDDPLPANPKKQLVIKIISGQQLPKPPDSMLGDRGEIIDPFVEVEIIGLPVDCCKEQTRVVDDNGFNPVWEETLSFTLHMPEVALVRFLVWDHDPIGRDFVGQRTVAFSSLMPGYRHVYLEGMTEASIFVHITVHDIYGKWSPLVLNPSYTIMHLLGANKGRQLRGFKGLFNKSSKSSVDTHIGVPPRKRSITDHLLRRTASAPAKGRKKIKMPLTEATSDRENSTGDPQTTCVERRAENRKGLQHRPASMPLDKLLHSHLSLSNPDRDGPDPGADRVIDSFLSEKPRSISVDLLFETSAFKEPDFHALSADNIQDFTIEPKDTKETPYLVIEGSKESLGNPHQEHSRGGLTQTEADKLCSSKEPADHSSGPTNQCNGGSRSLIEVSHRDLSQLEAPKKNISIAKAATYSSTSSSSSSSGTITKFSPRMTLPDQKSQVSLQDSALSRLIDAVSLENEYDTCGSISALIGQFELTPEQSSLIPSNTQPMKNYLPPSDLTHLNTELSSTPLKVIKKSVCATSELTERPSSPKTTEPAFFTILDEEVLSPVPTNSLCQTNFHNDLVCSAVVSKGSSPNKMTVEWSAHGNLKQNYGSEFHSTGSFRNFEFGGYRETSINSTASDCFLLCQNSASSSLMEVEINVDGDPLDNTLTPLSPYHSLKSAHSLNHTSPYHVQRLEPTHLHKPSYSPSPVHSYSTDTSPFHRHYQSPHQSLNSNKHHTNKSQRRKFNGNDSGSFTLGDNRIDATEGRHQETRHQNSLVSRAEHKHKSSLSSECLAKPQGYHNLLKRDLYTPVSDYNMISVESQDSYSLPCSHNQASPVPPPQMYNRLSPSSSKSKSLGDLTSDDISCSFQSKYKSISRSFVTPAMKDQRRICGLSGRLKSTDPLTEQLRKLVTLENEDYVHSLPTCSQPIPKPLSVIPLVSQSPADDPEDPPPFLSRRLSSRSQSRVRHIANRARERQQEAFKHRPVEGTMDVVLRNKPVSSQNAPLNRHSTGSYIAGYLDERSPEARGLPEGACTSLHYGYGDCYCNDDPVQPPDFSNSSEPEVFFLFRL
- the plch1 gene encoding 1-phosphatidylinositol 4,5-bisphosphate phosphodiesterase eta-1 isoform X1 → MKQTFEEADKNGDGLLNIEEIYQLLHKLNVNLPRRKVKQMFQEADTDDQQGTLTFEEFTVFYKMMSLRRDLYLLLMCFSEKKDHLTAEELGNFLRVEQKMSNVTPEYCLDIINKFEVSEENKQNGVLGIEGFTNYMRSPVCDVFNPQHNEVNQDMDQPLCNYYIASSHNTYLTGDQLLSNSKTDMYAWVLQAGCRCVEVDCWDGPDGEPMVQHGYTLTSKITFKSVIETINKYAFVNNEFPVILSIENHCNIQQQKKIAQHLKEIFGDKLDVGEALNKDPKQLPSPNSLKGKILIKGKRLPPYLSADAEEGEVSDDDSADEIEDDFKLKNSMSNGSSQQVESHIRKKLDSLMKESQIGDKEDTDSFSIRALLRATHEGIQRNLRKNSKDGMKKSQSRSFISNLKHKRHSKSRLKCQSVETDDDGQQEPSGGQFNRGGRRRKTIKMSRDLSDLVVFTNSVASQECLDEGSPYNVLSFSETRAQHLVHHRSERFLNFNQRQLSRIYPSAYRIDSSNFNPQTYWNMGCQLVALNYQTDGRMMQLNRAKFMVNGGSGYVLKPGPMCKGSFNPLNDDPLPANPKKQLVIKIISGQQLPKPPDSMLGDRGEIIDPFVEVEIIGLPVDCCKEQTRVVDDNGFNPVWEETLSFTLHMPEVALVRFLVWDHDPIGRDFVGQRTVAFSSLMPGYRHVYLEGMTEASIFVHITVHDIYGKGRQLRGFKGLFNKSSKSSVDTHIGVPPRKRSITDHLLRRTASAPAKGRKKIKMPLTEATSDRENSTGDPQTTCVERRAENRKGLQHRPASMPLDKLLHSHLSLSNPDRDGPDPGADRVIDSFLSEKPRSISVDLLFETSAFKEPDFHALSADNIQDFTIEPKDTKETPYLVIEGSKESLGNPHQEHSRGGLTQTEADKLCSSKEPADHSSGPTNQCNGGSRSLIEVSHRDLSQLEAPKKNISIAKAATYSSTSSSSSSSGTITKFSPRMTLPDQKSQVSLQDSALSRLIDAVSLENEYDTCGSISALIGQFELTPEQSSLIPSNTQPMKNYLPPSDLTHLNTELSSTPLKVIKKSVCATSELTERPSSPKTTEPAFFTILDEEVLSPVPTNSLCQTNFHNDLVCSAVVSKGSSPNKMTVEWSAHGNLKQNYGSEFHSTGSFRNFEFGGYRETSINSTASDCFLLCQNSASSSLMEVEINVDGDPLDNTLTPLSPYHSLKSAHSLNHTSPYHVQRLEPTHLHKPSYSPSPVHSYSTDTSPFHRHYQSPHQSLNSNKHHTNKSQRRKFNGNDSGSFTLGDNRIDATEGRHQETRHQNSLVSRAEHKHKSSLSSECLAKPQGYHNLLKRDLYTPVSDYNMISVESQDSYSLPCSHNQASPVPPPQMYNRLSPSSSKSKSLGDLTSDDISCSFQSKYKSISRSFVTPAMKDQRRICGLSGRLKSTDPLTEQLRKLVTLENEDYVHSLPTCSQPIPKPLSVIPLVSQSPADDPEDPPPFLSRRLSSRSQSRVRHIANRARERQQEAFKHRPVEGTMDVVLRNKPVSSQNAPLNRHSTGSYIAGYLDERSPEARGLPEGACTSLHYGYGDCYCNDDPVQPPDFSNSSEPEVFFLFRL